One segment of Desulfonauticus submarinus DNA contains the following:
- a CDS encoding CBS domain-containing protein, whose product MLVSKFMQTKLVLASGECRFKSLLCKIGKLAPRQIYIVNDKMELEGIITGYDLLKEVMPYYLDAKLARTIQEPEINDFLRKCIEKVEAKKAKDIMITEFVYLKPTDHVMEAEALIVERGINSLPVLDENKRLV is encoded by the coding sequence ATGCTAGTATCGAAGTTTATGCAGACGAAATTAGTATTAGCGAGTGGGGAGTGTAGGTTTAAGAGTTTATTATGTAAGATAGGAAAGCTTGCTCCTCGTCAGATTTATATTGTAAATGACAAGATGGAGTTAGAGGGGATTATTACAGGATATGATTTGTTAAAGGAAGTTATGCCTTATTATTTAGATGCAAAGCTAGCCAGGACTATTCAAGAACCTGAGATTAATGATTTTCTAAGAAAATGCATTGAAAAGGTAGAGGCTAAAAAAGCAAAAGATATTATGATTACTGAGTTTGTTTATTTAAAACCTACTGATCATGTTATGGAAGCTGAGGCCTTGATTGTAGAAAGAGGAATTAATTCTTTGCCAGTTTTAGATGAAAACAAAAGACTGGT
- a CDS encoding sigma-54-dependent transcriptional regulator, with protein MKNSANILIIDDEKIALKNLSHILEKEGYNIVPIQFPKKALEILETHEPDLVITDLKMPEVSGLQILKKTKELYPYTEVILITGHASIDTAVESMKLGAYYYLEKPYKLEEVRKITKEALTKRSLILENQKLKQELKESSILEQIKGKSAAIKKVIATIKQVAKSNSNILIIGESGTGKELIAKAIHELSPRSQQPFVAFNCGSLTEELIANELFGHEAGAFTGATSLKKGLIEIAHKGTLFLDEIGDMPLSQQVKLLRVIQEKEILRVGGTKPIKVDVRFIAATHRDLQVEIQQGNFRQDLFYRLNVISIALPPLSERKDDIPILANYFLAQKSKEQNKEIQGFSVEAMKLLKHYSWPGNIRELENVIERAVTLSNADIITEDDLPEYIKSIDIIIYHKDFSEIPSLEEVEKRYIKWVLEKCNFNKTRASKIIGIDRVSLWRKLKKYKLNN; from the coding sequence ATGAAAAATTCAGCTAATATTCTCATTATTGATGATGAAAAAATTGCTCTAAAAAATCTTTCTCATATTCTTGAAAAAGAAGGATACAACATAGTACCGATACAATTTCCCAAAAAAGCTTTAGAAATATTAGAAACTCATGAACCAGATCTAGTAATTACTGATTTAAAAATGCCAGAAGTAAGTGGTCTTCAAATTCTAAAAAAAACTAAAGAGCTATATCCTTATACTGAAGTGATTCTAATAACTGGACATGCATCTATAGATACTGCAGTAGAATCAATGAAACTAGGGGCATATTATTATTTAGAAAAGCCGTACAAATTAGAAGAAGTTAGGAAAATAACTAAAGAAGCTTTAACTAAACGTTCTCTTATTTTGGAAAATCAAAAATTAAAACAAGAGTTAAAAGAATCTAGCATATTAGAACAAATTAAAGGCAAAAGCGCAGCAATTAAAAAAGTTATTGCAACAATTAAACAAGTGGCAAAAAGCAATTCTAATATTTTAATTATTGGAGAAAGCGGAACAGGAAAAGAACTTATTGCCAAAGCAATTCACGAACTCAGTCCTCGCTCACAACAACCTTTTGTAGCCTTCAATTGTGGTTCTCTAACAGAAGAACTTATAGCAAATGAATTATTTGGACATGAAGCAGGTGCTTTTACTGGTGCCACCTCTTTAAAAAAAGGACTTATAGAAATAGCTCATAAAGGAACTCTATTCTTAGATGAGATAGGAGACATGCCCTTATCCCAACAAGTTAAATTACTAAGAGTAATTCAAGAAAAGGAAATCCTTCGCGTAGGTGGTACAAAACCCATTAAAGTAGATGTAAGATTTATTGCAGCTACCCATAGAGATTTGCAAGTAGAAATTCAACAAGGCAATTTTAGGCAAGATCTATTTTATCGTTTAAATGTCATCTCAATTGCTCTACCACCTTTGAGTGAAAGAAAAGATGACATTCCTATTTTAGCTAACTATTTCTTAGCTCAAAAAAGCAAAGAACAAAATAAAGAAATCCAAGGCTTCTCTGTAGAAGCAATGAAACTTTTAAAACATTATTCATGGCCTGGAAATATAAGAGAGCTTGAAAATGTTATAGAAAGAGCTGTAACCCTTAGTAACGCAGACATTATTACAGAGGACGATCTTCCAGAGTATATCAAAAGTATAGATATTATAATCTACCATAAAGATTTTAGTGAAATACCTTCATTAGAAGAAGTTGAAAAAAGATATATAAAATGGGTATTAGAAAAATGTAACTTTAATAAAACGCGTGCCTCAAAAATTATTGGCATAGATAGAGTATCTTTATGGAGAAAATTAAAAAAATATAAATTAAACAATTAA